One segment of Cottoperca gobio chromosome 24, fCotGob3.1, whole genome shotgun sequence DNA contains the following:
- the hlx1 gene encoding H2.0-like homeobox protein isoform X1, translating into MYTAGLNPFYASNFSLWSAYCAGGFAVDTMKKPSFCIADILQAGDAENIPGSSALMVHMGHHHHRAQHGHSGNSPLRPSPVAPEPSVYGARVSPASPYHRHGLQLTSVSRTAYNSQQTPPPSSKDLKFGIDRILSTDFDPKGKDKSSLRDLTSIVSSNRQSGIQIPIQPPASQYFSCIDPGMSDASSMMSSLGSSSRHSGQHQFQDTFPGPYAVLTKDTMPQTYKRKRSWSRAVFSNLQRKGLEKRFEIQKYVTKPDRKQLAAMLGLTDAQVKVWFQNRRMKWRHSKEAQAQKDKDKEQPDKSASEAGSREPKEPAEEESECESEGRSECESDEAPEENSDGHLDISEQTNKTSVIMSGSAPASSAEAAAAAAAAATDTEASQILI; encoded by the exons ATGTACACGGCCGGGCTCAACCCGTTTTACGCGTCAAATTTTAGCCTCTGGTCCGCGTACTGCGCGGGGGGCTTCGCTGTGGATACGATGAAGAAACCCTCGTTTTGCATCGCAGACATTTTGCAGGCTGGGGATGCGGAGAACATCCCGGGATCGTCGGCCCTCATGGTGCATATGggacaccaccaccaccgcgcGCAGCACGGCCACTCCGGCAACTCGCCGCTGCGCCCTTCTCCCGTCGCCCCGGAGCCGTCCGTGTACGGCGCGAGGGTGAGTCCGGCGTCTCCTTACCACAGACACGGACTACAGCTAACATCAGTCTCCAGGACTGCATATAACTCCCAACAAACGCCCCCGCCTTCAAGCAAAGACCTCAAATTTGGAATCGATCGGATATTGTCGACAGATTTTGACCCAAAAGGCAAAGACAAGTCGTCATTAAGAG ATCTCACATCCATCGTTAGCTCGAACCGTCAGTCAGGAATCCAGATCCCCATTCAGCCTCCGGCCAGCCAGTACTTCTCCTGCATAGACCCCGGGATGAGCGACGCGTCCTCCATGATGAGTTCActaggcagcagcagcaggcattCAGGCCAGCATCAGTTTCAGGACACCTTCCCAG GTCCCTATGCTGTCCTCACTAAAGACACGATGCCACAGACGTACAAGAGGAAAAGGTCGTGGTCGAGGGCAGTGTTTTCAAACCTGCAGAGGAAAGGACTGGAGAAGAGAtttgaaatacagaaatatgtcACCAAGCCGGACAGAAAACAGCTGGCTGCGATGCTCGGGCTGACAGACGCTCAG gtgaAGGTGTGGTTCCAGAACAGGCGCATGAAGTGGAGACACTCCAAAGAGGCCCAGGCTCAgaaggacaaggacaaggagCAGCCGGACAAGAGCGCGTCTGAGGCCGGCAGCAGGGAGCCCAAAGAGCCGGCGGAGGAGGAGTCCGAGTGTGAGAGCGAGGGACGGAGCGAGTGTGAGTCCGACGAGGCTCCGGAGGAAAACTCTGACGGACATTTGGACATTTctgagcaaacaaacaaaaccagcgTGATCATGAGCGGGAGCGCGCCGGCGAGCAGCGCagaggcggcggcggcggcggcggcggcagcgaCAGACACGGAGGCCTCTCAGATACTCATATGA
- the hlx1 gene encoding H2.0-like homeobox protein isoform X2 has translation MYTAGLNPFYASNFSLWSAYCAGGFAVDTMKKPSFCIADILQAGDAENIPGSSALMVHMGHHHHRAQHGHSGNSPLRPSPVAPEPSVYGARVSPASPYHRHGLQLTSVSRTAYNSQQTPPPSSKDLKFGIDRILSTDFDPKGKDKSSLRGPYAVLTKDTMPQTYKRKRSWSRAVFSNLQRKGLEKRFEIQKYVTKPDRKQLAAMLGLTDAQVKVWFQNRRMKWRHSKEAQAQKDKDKEQPDKSASEAGSREPKEPAEEESECESEGRSECESDEAPEENSDGHLDISEQTNKTSVIMSGSAPASSAEAAAAAAAAATDTEASQILI, from the exons ATGTACACGGCCGGGCTCAACCCGTTTTACGCGTCAAATTTTAGCCTCTGGTCCGCGTACTGCGCGGGGGGCTTCGCTGTGGATACGATGAAGAAACCCTCGTTTTGCATCGCAGACATTTTGCAGGCTGGGGATGCGGAGAACATCCCGGGATCGTCGGCCCTCATGGTGCATATGggacaccaccaccaccgcgcGCAGCACGGCCACTCCGGCAACTCGCCGCTGCGCCCTTCTCCCGTCGCCCCGGAGCCGTCCGTGTACGGCGCGAGGGTGAGTCCGGCGTCTCCTTACCACAGACACGGACTACAGCTAACATCAGTCTCCAGGACTGCATATAACTCCCAACAAACGCCCCCGCCTTCAAGCAAAGACCTCAAATTTGGAATCGATCGGATATTGTCGACAGATTTTGACCCAAAAGGCAAAGACAAGTCGTCATTAAGAG GTCCCTATGCTGTCCTCACTAAAGACACGATGCCACAGACGTACAAGAGGAAAAGGTCGTGGTCGAGGGCAGTGTTTTCAAACCTGCAGAGGAAAGGACTGGAGAAGAGAtttgaaatacagaaatatgtcACCAAGCCGGACAGAAAACAGCTGGCTGCGATGCTCGGGCTGACAGACGCTCAG gtgaAGGTGTGGTTCCAGAACAGGCGCATGAAGTGGAGACACTCCAAAGAGGCCCAGGCTCAgaaggacaaggacaaggagCAGCCGGACAAGAGCGCGTCTGAGGCCGGCAGCAGGGAGCCCAAAGAGCCGGCGGAGGAGGAGTCCGAGTGTGAGAGCGAGGGACGGAGCGAGTGTGAGTCCGACGAGGCTCCGGAGGAAAACTCTGACGGACATTTGGACATTTctgagcaaacaaacaaaaccagcgTGATCATGAGCGGGAGCGCGCCGGCGAGCAGCGCagaggcggcggcggcggcggcggcggcagcgaCAGACACGGAGGCCTCTCAGATACTCATATGA